From Deltaproteobacteria bacterium, the proteins below share one genomic window:
- a CDS encoding TIGR03905 family TSCPD domain-containing protein yields MPDPQRYIYRTQGVCPSEIHFRIEDELLREVRFVGGGCPGNAQLVSRLLKDQPLERFADFLDGIECKNKTSCPDQLSKALKKVQQGELLPARSFRIVADTQPRKHLALVGDLDGKVEVWKALSAEFKKLGIEAAYCLGNLIGSSQGTNDLLRVLRKERHLLAIQGERDWTAAGEVGKGSTDSLGEKEKAYLSGLGQVVSFQLGNRKGLGFFGQYLQDLPDYSDFEPYALEMNMVVNLTRFMQDETVFPALETMIPQFSVQVIVFSQIQKWGHWQKNGVDFISLGPAFQGDKLAWGILEERTGRLHFRVEERPWPSGA; encoded by the coding sequence ATGCCTGATCCCCAACGCTATATCTATCGCACCCAGGGTGTGTGCCCGTCGGAAATCCATTTTCGGATTGAGGACGAGTTGCTGCGGGAAGTCCGCTTTGTCGGAGGGGGTTGTCCGGGCAATGCCCAATTAGTCAGTCGCTTATTAAAGGATCAGCCTTTGGAGCGGTTCGCGGATTTTCTTGACGGGATCGAATGCAAAAACAAAACGTCCTGCCCGGATCAGTTATCCAAGGCTTTGAAGAAAGTGCAACAAGGGGAACTGCTTCCGGCCCGGTCTTTCCGGATCGTTGCCGATACGCAACCCAGAAAGCACCTGGCCCTGGTGGGAGATTTGGACGGCAAGGTCGAAGTCTGGAAGGCCCTTTCGGCTGAGTTTAAAAAGCTGGGGATCGAGGCTGCTTATTGTCTCGGTAACTTAATCGGGTCTTCACAGGGCACCAACGACCTATTGCGGGTCTTACGTAAAGAAAGACATTTACTGGCCATTCAAGGGGAAAGGGATTGGACCGCGGCAGGTGAAGTGGGAAAAGGGAGCACCGATTCTCTCGGAGAAAAAGAAAAGGCCTATCTTTCCGGCTTGGGCCAGGTTGTTTCTTTTCAGCTTGGAAACCGAAAGGGTTTAGGCTTTTTCGGCCAATACCTTCAGGACTTGCCGGATTATTCCGATTTTGAACCCTATGCTTTAGAGATGAATATGGTAGTCAACCTGACCCGGTTTATGCAGGATGAAACGGTCTTCCCCGCTTTGGAAACGATGATTCCTCAATTCAGTGTCCAGGTGATCGTTTTCAGTCAGATCCAAAAATGGGGCCATTGGCAGAAGAACGGCGTGGATTTCATCAGTCTCGGCCCGGCTTTTCAGGGAGATAAACTGGCCTGGGGAATTTTGGAAGAAAGGACAGGGCGCCTTCATTTCCGAGTCGAGGAACGGCCTTGGCCGTCGGGTGCATAG